Sequence from the [Bacteroides] pectinophilus genome:
TGCAAGTGCGCACACCACCCATGTCTTCTGTAAAATCTGTGTCTTATTAACTGCATTGGTTGTATTTTTCATTATTTCTCCATTCTGCCGGGATAACTCCTTCGGCTTATCATATTATGATGCCAGGGGCAAAAGGTCTAAACCCACATGAGCTCGCTCATAGGTGGGTGAAAGACCTTGGGACCCGCCCCGATATGAGCATAAAAGTGGGATGATAATCCCACGATATGCGAATATTGGGTAGGATTGTGTGAGTGCGAAGCACGGAACAATCCGTAGGCGTCAAAGTCGGGGGCTTTTAACCCCGACATCATATTATCCCAAATATTTTGCACGCAATAGTTGCGGCAATTACTATCGCAAGCACTATGTACTGATACACACGCTCGCCCTTACCTGATGTTATCTCGGCTTCCACCCCGTAATGATGCAGACACCAGCACAAAAGCTCTATGTTCTCCATCATATAATTAACTGTAAATGTACCACAGATTTTCTTTCCGTATCTGTCATAGAGTGCCATTGAACCTTCTTCGCTGATACGCATTCTGCCTATATCGCGGATATCCATTCTTCTGCGTCCTATAGTAATCTCATCCTTATCAACCTTAATTTTCCTGCCTACCGAAAAAGGCTGAAGACTGCCATCTCCAATCATGGAATCAAACAGCGCCGCATCCCCCTTGCCCTCAAGCATTGTAATGCACTGCTTTATCACTGCATATTTTTTGTTTTTATCCTCATCTGATACAGCGTTATAGTACCTTAAAATATTCATCTGTGTATTTCCCCTCTATAAATCTATTTAAAAGCTTGATTCCATGTCTGATATCAGGATATGTGTCACTTTGCTTTTTTCAGCTCATAAGGCTTCTTAAAATCCAATTAAAAAAGACTTAAACCCGCACAGCCGTTACCGCGGCAAGCTTTCCGCCTAAGTCTTATTTTATTCCAATGTCCGCCTATTCAAGAGTTCCAAGCATTGCAATGAGCGTCTCCTTATCATTAAGCTTGGGATTCTCCATAACAATATGAAGCATGCTGTTAAGCGTCTCTCCTATTCTTGGGCCGCTCATTCCAAGCTCCATAAGGTCACTTCCGCTAATGTCAAGATCTTTTATTGAGATACAGTCGCCACGCTTTATTATCTCTTCATAAAGTCTGTTTATGACCTCAACGTGCTTTCTGGCTGCTGTCATCATGATACCTGTTGTCTCTTCCTTAGCTGCTATAACGCTTGTCTGATGCCGCATAAGCAGTGGCAGGAAATCTCTTCCGTACATGTGAATCGCTTCCCTTACCGCCGGTTCTGTCTCGTCTATTGATGTCTTAGACAGACGCACTATCTTGGTAACAGTATTAATCGTATTATTATCAAGCTTAAGTGCCTTAAGCTCAGCATTGGCATTATCCGCATCTGCAGCATTATAAAGAGCTGCATAACGAAGATACGGACTATTACCGGCATGCATCAGAAGCGTGAGTGTTGAGTTGCATCTTCTGTCTGTAAGTATTGAATCCATAACCGGAAGTACATACTGTGTAAGCCGTGTATCACACAGACGCTTCACATAATCCGGATGGTCTGACATAAGAATCTTGCCAAGTTCATCGTGAATTCTCTCCATGCTCACCTTGCTTATCGTGTCAGCCATTGCCCCGATTGCAGAATATGTATCCTCATCTATTATAAATCCAAGCTGTGCCGAGAATCTTATGGCACGCATCATTCTTAACGCATCCTCAGTAAATCTCTCACGGGCATCACCTACGCAGCGCACTATTCCGGCCTGCAGGTCACCTATTCCATTGAACTCATCAACAAGCCCGTCAGAATTGTTGTAAGCCATTGCATTAATCGTAAAATCGCGTCTCTTGAGATCATCCCTCAGATTCGCAGAAAACTCAACAGAATCAGGATGTCTTCCGTCGGCATAATTACCGTCAATCCTGTATGTAGTCACTTCATATCCGGTATCACCCATCATAACAGTGACAGTTCCATGCTTGATTCCCGTATCAACAGTGCGTCTGAAAAGCTGTTTTACCTGCATAGGAAGCGCCGAGGTTGTAATATCCCAATCCCCCGGCGTTCTTCCTATAAGGCTGTCCCTTACGCATCCTCCCACGACATACGCCTGTCTTCCGTCTGCCTCAAGTGTAGACAGAATCTCCTGCGCATCCGTGGGAATATTAATTGTTACATTATGTAAATCCAAATCATTCAAATCAGTCATTAATAAGCTTTGCCCCAATATACCATTGCCTTGGCAGGTCTGCCGCAGCATACGCACACATCAGAAAGATGCTCCTGCTCAAATGGCATACATCTTGACGTTGCTGTGGTCTCTTCCTTAATCTTATCTTCACATTCCTGATTGCCACACCACATAGCCTTAATAAATCCCGGCTTATTGGCAACAGCATCCTTAAATTCATCATAATTAAGTGCAACAGTTGTATGGCTGTCACGATGCTTTCTTGCTCTCTCAAGCATCTCCTTCTGGATTATCTCGAGAAGTTCACCAACCCTGACATCAATCTCATCAAGAGAAACTGTAATCTTCTCACCGTTATCTCTTCTGACAAGTACAGCCTGATTAGCTTCTATATCACGAGGTCCCATCTCTATTCTAAGCGGAATACCTCTCATCTCCTGCTCCGAGAACTTCCAGCCCGGACTCTTGTCACTGTCATCAACCTTAACGCGGAAGTTAGAAAGTACTTCCTTAATCTCAAATGCCTTATCAAGCACACCCGGCTTCTTCTGCATTACAGGAACGATACATACCTGTACAGGTGCAATTCTTGGTGGAAGCACAAGGCCGCTGTTATCACCGTGAACCATAATAAGTGCGCCGATAAGTCTTGTTGTCATTCCCCATGAAGTCTGATGAACATACTTAAGCTTGTTATCCTTGTCTGTGTACTGGATACCGAATGCCTTGGCAAATCCATCACCGAAGTTATGGCTTGTACCTGACTGGAGCGCCTTGCCGTCATGCATAAGTGCCTCAATAGTATATGTAGCCTCTGCTCCGGCAAACTTCTCCTTATCAGTCTTACGTCCCTTTATTACAGGAATTGCAAGAACCTCCTCTACGAAATCTGCATACAGGTTAAGCATCTGCTGTGTTCTTGCCTCAGCTTCCTCTGCTGTCGCATGTGCTGTATGTCCTTCCTGCCACAGGAACTCTCTTGAACGCAGGAACGGTCTTGTCTCCTTCTCCCATCTTACAACTGAACACCACTGGTTGCAAAGCTGTGGAAGATCTCTGTATGACTGTATCTCATTCTTATAGTAATCACAGAAAAGTGTCTCAGATGTAGGTCTTACACACATCTTCTCCTGAAGCGGCTGAAGTCCTCCTTCTGTCACCCATGCTACCTCAGGTGCAAAGCCCTCTACATGATCCTTCTCACGCTGAAGAAGGCTCTCAGGAATAAACATAGGCATGTACACGTTCTTCACACCTGTTGCCTTAAAACGGCGGTCAAGTTCATGCTGGATGTTCTCCCATATTGCATATCCGTCCGGTTTAAAAATCATGCAGCCCTTAACGCTTGAATAACACATAAGGTCTGCCTTCTTAACAACGTCTGTATACCATTGTGCAAAATCCTCTTCCATGGAGGTAATTGCTTCAACTAACTTCTTATCCTCTGCCATTACGCACTCTCCTAAAGTTTTTTATTAATTATTTTATCACGTTCAATATGGCATTTCAATAGCTGTATTCCGCCTTTTATGAGGCAATATGACACCGGACCGAGTACAAATCCCCAAAAACCATAGACAAGCAGACCTATATATATCGCTGCCATCATTGTTACCGGTGATATATCAAGCCCCTTACCCATGAGCTTTGCCTCAAGAATCTCTCTCTCAAAATACGTTATCACATATACTGTCATAAGGACTGCCGCATGCCATACATTGCCTCCAAGCACTGCCATTATGCTCCACGGAATAAGCACCGTTCCAGTCCCAAAAAACGGAAGTGCATCCAGAAGACCTATTGCGATACCTATTACCACAGCATACGGATTGCCTATAATCAGAAGCCCTGTCGTACACACCACCGCAGTACAGCATATTATAATAAGCTGCGTCTTAAAATACACATTTCCAAGCCTTGCAAGTGCGCTCCATAACACGTCTGCCTCTTCCCTGAATCTTGTATTTTTCTTCCACTTCCTGTAACTGTTCATGTCACGGCTCATATACACTGTGGATATTATAAGCATGAAAAATGCACCTGCCAACAAAAGCATTTTCTTCATAGCTGCAGATGCATATGCAAATGACGTTCCCATGGCAGAAGCCATCCGTCCACCATCAAATGATTCCTTCAGCGAATCAACTCCATTGCATACCATTCCATACATACGTCCAATCTCAAGTCCAAGCCACCCGTCCATGCGCTCACATGCCTGTAACACATGTGCATCACACATCCGGCAGTAATAATCATAATTACTTATAAGCCCCCTGATTTCTGATATTGCAAAATATCCAAGTGCTCCGATAACTATGGCTGCAGCCGCCGTCAGAGCTGTGACAATTACAATTGCCGCTGCCGTCTTATTCCCCCGGAACAGCCTGCCATGAGCAGTATCCGCAAGTGCCGTCACTTTATTCTCCAGAAGAACTGACAAAAAGAACGCCAGTACAAACGGTGCTGCGAGCGGCAGAATATATCTGATGCTTAAGAATACAGCAATGCTTATACCGGCACTTCCTCCAATAAGTATTAACTTGTCTCTGATATCTTTGTTCACCGGCTCCACCATATGCAGACGCTTTAACATCCACACCTATCTGCATTATGGTATTATTGTTCCACCAATTCTCCCGGCTATTCAGCAATTTTCAAAAATGACGGTTCCGTCTCGTAATGCCTGCCTGCAACATCCACTGCACATGCACACAGCGCAATCTGTCCATTTGCAAGAACAAGCCTCCCGGCTATATTACTGTTGCTGCCGTACTTTGCATCACCCACAAGTGCATGACCTCTTGATGCAAACTGCACACGAATCTGGTGGTGCCTTCCGGTTACAAGCTGAATTCTCACAACCGACATTCCATCAAGACTTCCTATCACCCTGTAATTAAGTTCTGCACGCTTTGCACCCGGCTCGCCCTCAGAAGCCACATGTGATGTATTGTTCCCGGCATCCTTTACAAGATAATCCGTCAAAGTGCCCTCAACTGCATCTATGCAGCCCCAAACAACAGCTATGTATGTCTTATTAAATGTATCCTGCTGCATAAGCCTGTTAAGTCTTGCAGCATCCCTTGATGACTTTGCAAACACCATAAGTCCCTCAACAGGCCTGTCGAGCCGGTTAATCACTCCTATATATGTGTCCTCGCCCTTCTTACGCCTGTATGTCATAAGCATGCTTACCATATCGGCATCAAATGAGCGGCTGCCCTGTGCAAGCACTCCCGCAGGCTTACGGCATATAATCATGCCATCATCTTCATATATAATATCCGGTTTCATAATCAGATCTTGAATCTGTAGCCAACACCCCAGATAGTCTCAATATACTGAGGATTAGATGTGTCAGCTTCGATTTTCTCCCTTATCTTTTTAATGTGGACTGTGACAGTAGCAATATCTCCAATTGATTCCATATCCCAGATCTCCTTAAACAGCTCATCCTTGGTATATACATGATTAGGATTCTGTGCAAGGAATGTCAGAAGGTCGAATTCCTTCGTCGTAAATGCCTTCTCTTCACCATTTACAAATACTCTTCTTGCAGTCTTGTCAATCTTAATTCCTCTGATCTCGATTATATCATTGTTGCTGCGCGCACCGCTTGTAAGGCTCTGATATCTTGCAAGATGCGCCTTAACTCTTGCCACAAGCTCACTTGGACTGAATGGCTTGGTCATATAGTCATCGGCTCCCAGTCCAAGTCCCCTTATCTTATCAATATCCTCTTTGCGCGCCGATACAATTATAATCGGTGTATTCTTCTGCTCTCTTACCTGCCTGCATATCTCAAAACCGTCAACTCCGGGAAGCATGAGATCAAGAATTATCATATTAAAATTCTGTGAAAGTGCAAGATTAAGCCCGCTTTCGCCATCTTTGGCAACAGTCACCTCAAACCCGCTCAATTCAAGATAATCCTTCTCAAGTTCTGCAATACTCTCTTCATCTTCAACAATCAACACTTTCTCACTCATTCTGTGATTCTCCTTCGCTTTCATTATTATCTTTAATCACCTTTTTAAGACGGATATTCATAACTGTTCCGATTCCTTCCTTACTCTCGGCCCATATCATTCCTCCGTGCTCTTCTATTACCTTCTTAACTATCGCAAGCCCGATTCCGCTTCCGCCCTGCTTGGAATTGCGCGACGAATCCGCCCTGAAAAACCGTTCAAATACATGCTTAAGATCTTCCGGGCTGATTCCCTTACCATTATCCTCAATACGTATCAGCGCATAATCTCCGTCATTGAACAGCTCTATCCTTATCATACCCTTGCGGTCAGACATATATTTGACAGAATTGCTTATTATATTATTGATAAC
This genomic interval carries:
- a CDS encoding CCA tRNA nucleotidyltransferase, with translation MTDLNDLDLHNVTINIPTDAQEILSTLEADGRQAYVVGGCVRDSLIGRTPGDWDITTSALPMQVKQLFRRTVDTGIKHGTVTVMMGDTGYEVTTYRIDGNYADGRHPDSVEFSANLRDDLKRRDFTINAMAYNNSDGLVDEFNGIGDLQAGIVRCVGDARERFTEDALRMMRAIRFSAQLGFIIDEDTYSAIGAMADTISKVSMERIHDELGKILMSDHPDYVKRLCDTRLTQYVLPVMDSILTDRRCNSTLTLLMHAGNSPYLRYAALYNAADADNANAELKALKLDNNTINTVTKIVRLSKTSIDETEPAVREAIHMYGRDFLPLLMRHQTSVIAAKEETTGIMMTAARKHVEVINRLYEEIIKRGDCISIKDLDISGSDLMELGMSGPRIGETLNSMLHIVMENPKLNDKETLIAMLGTLE
- the proS gene encoding proline--tRNA ligase — its product is MAEDKKLVEAITSMEEDFAQWYTDVVKKADLMCYSSVKGCMIFKPDGYAIWENIQHELDRRFKATGVKNVYMPMFIPESLLQREKDHVEGFAPEVAWVTEGGLQPLQEKMCVRPTSETLFCDYYKNEIQSYRDLPQLCNQWCSVVRWEKETRPFLRSREFLWQEGHTAHATAEEAEARTQQMLNLYADFVEEVLAIPVIKGRKTDKEKFAGAEATYTIEALMHDGKALQSGTSHNFGDGFAKAFGIQYTDKDNKLKYVHQTSWGMTTRLIGALIMVHGDNSGLVLPPRIAPVQVCIVPVMQKKPGVLDKAFEIKEVLSNFRVKVDDSDKSPGWKFSEQEMRGIPLRIEMGPRDIEANQAVLVRRDNGEKITVSLDEIDVRVGELLEIIQKEMLERARKHRDSHTTVALNYDEFKDAVANKPGFIKAMWCGNQECEDKIKEETTATSRCMPFEQEHLSDVCVCCGRPAKAMVYWGKAY
- a CDS encoding AI-2E family transporter, giving the protein MNKDIRDKLILIGGSAGISIAVFLSIRYILPLAAPFVLAFFLSVLLENKVTALADTAHGRLFRGNKTAAAIVIVTALTAAAAIVIGALGYFAISEIRGLISNYDYYCRMCDAHVLQACERMDGWLGLEIGRMYGMVCNGVDSLKESFDGGRMASAMGTSFAYASAAMKKMLLLAGAFFMLIISTVYMSRDMNSYRKWKKNTRFREEADVLWSALARLGNVYFKTQLIIICCTAVVCTTGLLIIGNPYAVVIGIAIGLLDALPFFGTGTVLIPWSIMAVLGGNVWHAAVLMTVYVITYFEREILEAKLMGKGLDISPVTMMAAIYIGLLVYGFWGFVLGPVSYCLIKGGIQLLKCHIERDKIINKKL
- a CDS encoding RNA pseudouridine synthase, translating into MKPDIIYEDDGMIICRKPAGVLAQGSRSFDADMVSMLMTYRRKKGEDTYIGVINRLDRPVEGLMVFAKSSRDAARLNRLMQQDTFNKTYIAVVWGCIDAVEGTLTDYLVKDAGNNTSHVASEGEPGAKRAELNYRVIGSLDGMSVVRIQLVTGRHHQIRVQFASRGHALVGDAKYGSNSNIAGRLVLANGQIALCACAVDVAGRHYETEPSFLKIAE
- a CDS encoding response regulator transcription factor codes for the protein MSEKVLIVEDEESIAELEKDYLELSGFEVTVAKDGESGLNLALSQNFNMIILDLMLPGVDGFEICRQVREQKNTPIIIVSARKEDIDKIRGLGLGADDYMTKPFSPSELVARVKAHLARYQSLTSGARSNNDIIEIRGIKIDKTARRVFVNGEEKAFTTKEFDLLTFLAQNPNHVYTKDELFKEIWDMESIGDIATVTVHIKKIREKIEADTSNPQYIETIWGVGYRFKI